The following are encoded together in the Capsulimonas corticalis genome:
- a CDS encoding carbohydrate-binding protein has product MTGSLKKAVTASLVTALALVFGATQQSFAAPYTGAPISLPGVIQAENYDTGGEGVAYHDTTPGNVDTGDGTRITEGVDNWLWQNHTWMVGWTQPGEWLNYTVNVLKTGPYRFHTYASSAGNNAGGVFSILVDGSSVTGNLQVPNTTIETNPVDIVSPTVNLTVGQHVVRLYINATGPNPNSCGNFDQITVTAESTPYGGTAFGLPGIIQAENYDNGGEGFAYHDTTPGNIDTGDGTRITEGVDNWLWQNHTWMVGWTQPGEWLNYTVYVQATDSYKFHVLASSAGNVVGGTFHIEVDGVNATGTLHVPQTTGETFPVDVPSPSVFMTIGQHILRLVIDSTGPNTNSAGNFDYIFVSNDSQKPFLTATAGNAKVDLSWTPIFGATGYVLYRKVGSAGSLSPYLSLPVTTNFTDVDGAVFQYRNYTYAIAAMFGTSAAPQSATVTATPVPSFDWRETILDLGNGTTTVPPDITICPGGPATTSINSSTWTLVSSLTPTSGRGTIGPFSGEYWELTATANVFHGRMAVRSGAGCQIAVVGHDNRYGPVQTYLPDPISPIPHGGYPIITSAMTSFLYEENCLYSPGSFPGWTASFSIGLGGGVEDNQYTQYLIYAKSISTPGVPTSSILDTYAIDGIGSWRHVPVNGVSTWND; this is encoded by the coding sequence ATGACTGGTTCACTCAAAAAAGCAGTAACAGCTTCGCTTGTTACCGCTTTGGCTCTTGTATTCGGCGCCACGCAGCAAAGCTTTGCCGCTCCTTATACTGGAGCGCCTATTTCTCTTCCAGGTGTTATTCAAGCCGAAAACTACGACACCGGTGGAGAAGGTGTCGCTTATCATGATACGACTCCTGGAAACGTTGATACGGGCGACGGCACGCGGATAACCGAAGGGGTCGATAATTGGCTCTGGCAAAATCATACCTGGATGGTTGGCTGGACGCAACCCGGGGAATGGCTCAACTATACCGTAAATGTTTTAAAGACAGGTCCGTATAGATTTCACACATACGCTAGCTCCGCCGGAAATAACGCTGGCGGCGTGTTTTCAATTTTAGTGGATGGCAGCTCTGTCACTGGTAATTTACAAGTTCCTAACACTACCATTGAGACAAATCCGGTTGACATCGTAAGCCCAACCGTGAACCTTACTGTCGGGCAACATGTCGTCCGATTATACATTAATGCCACTGGCCCAAATCCGAATTCTTGTGGCAACTTTGATCAGATCACAGTAACGGCGGAAAGCACTCCTTATGGTGGTACTGCATTTGGTCTGCCGGGAATCATTCAGGCTGAGAACTATGATAATGGTGGGGAAGGCTTTGCGTATCACGATACGACTCCTGGAAACATCGACACAGGTGATGGCACGCGGATAACCGAAGGGGTCGATAATTGGCTCTGGCAAAATCATACCTGGATGGTCGGCTGGACCCAGCCGGGTGAATGGCTCAATTACACTGTATATGTGCAAGCTACTGATAGCTATAAATTTCATGTATTAGCGAGTTCGGCGGGAAACGTAGTAGGCGGTACATTTCATATTGAGGTTGATGGGGTGAATGCAACCGGCACGCTTCACGTTCCACAGACAACCGGGGAAACGTTTCCTGTGGATGTGCCAAGCCCATCAGTATTTATGACAATAGGGCAGCATATATTGCGATTGGTGATCGACAGTACTGGTCCTAACACAAATTCTGCTGGGAACTTCGATTATATCTTCGTTTCAAACGATTCACAAAAGCCATTTCTTACCGCTACAGCCGGAAACGCGAAAGTAGATCTGTCGTGGACGCCAATATTTGGGGCGACTGGATACGTATTATATAGGAAGGTTGGCTCCGCAGGTAGCTTATCTCCATATCTGTCATTGCCAGTGACAACAAACTTTACAGATGTCGATGGTGCGGTGTTTCAATATCGTAACTATACATATGCGATTGCGGCTATGTTTGGAACAAGTGCAGCACCACAATCAGCAACCGTAACTGCAACACCCGTTCCATCGTTTGATTGGAGAGAGACGATACTAGATCTTGGGAATGGTACTACAACCGTTCCGCCTGATATTACTATATGCCCAGGAGGACCCGCTACGACTTCTATCAATTCATCAACATGGACGCTTGTATCGAGTCTGACGCCAACGAGCGGCCGTGGAACGATAGGCCCTTTTAGTGGCGAATATTGGGAGCTGACTGCTACTGCCAATGTCTTTCATGGTCGGATGGCCGTCAGAAGTGGCGCTGGTTGTCAAATTGCCGTAGTTGGTCATGATAATCGGTATGGTCCTGTGCAAACTTATTTGCCAGATCCCATATCTCCCATACCGCATGGTGGGTATCCAATCATTACGTCAGCTATGACGTCATTTCTTTACGAAGAGAACTGCCTTTACAGTCCAGGATCGTTTCCAGGATGGACGGCGTCGTTTTCTATCGGATTAGGAGGAGGCGTTGAGGACAACCAATACACACAGTATCTTATTTATGCAAAATCGATATCCACTCCCGGTGTTCCTACAAGCTCGATTCTGGATACTTACGCGATAGATGGAATAGGCTCGTGGAGGCATGTGCCAGTGAATGGTGTGTCAACCTGGAACGACTAA
- a CDS encoding chloramphenicol phosphotransferase CPT family protein — MDPNKTPGQIVILNGTPRSGKSSIVTAIQETFDGVWINLGVDRMMQATPARYQPGIGLRPGGERPDLEPLVAVLYRALYESIAAHSRLGLNVAVDVGHHDAYATPRGILTDGARRLEGLPVLFVGVRCPIEAIMQRRKETGWNADHTDGAPIPPPVLRWQREVHIPGVYDLEVDTSIMSPHECAQIIRRRLEQGITPSAFQRIAAQSIGRA; from the coding sequence ATGGATCCAAACAAGACGCCGGGCCAGATTGTCATTTTGAACGGGACGCCGCGCTCGGGCAAATCGAGCATCGTCACGGCGATCCAGGAAACGTTTGACGGCGTGTGGATCAACCTGGGAGTCGATCGGATGATGCAGGCGACTCCAGCGCGGTATCAGCCCGGCATCGGTCTGCGCCCCGGAGGAGAGCGCCCCGATCTCGAACCTCTGGTTGCAGTGCTGTATCGAGCCTTGTACGAATCGATTGCCGCGCACAGCCGCCTGGGCCTGAACGTGGCGGTCGATGTCGGACATCATGACGCCTACGCAACTCCCCGAGGGATATTGACGGACGGCGCGCGGCGTTTGGAGGGACTGCCGGTCTTGTTCGTGGGCGTTCGCTGCCCCATCGAAGCGATCATGCAGCGGCGCAAAGAAACGGGATGGAACGCGGATCATACGGACGGCGCGCCGATTCCGCCGCCGGTGCTGCGCTGGCAGCGGGAGGTCCATATCCCCGGCGTATACGATCTTGAAGTAGACACTTCCATCATGAGCCCTCATGAATGCGCCCAGATCATACGGAGGCGCCTGGAACAAGGGATTACTCCATCGGCGTTCCAGAGAATTGCGGCTCAATCGATCGGGCGCGCCTGA
- a CDS encoding CCA tRNA nucleotidyltransferase codes for MTDTAEHVLDALRDATRGTDYEGRLYLVGGFVRDKVMGLSSDKDDIDLVLEGDALALAHFLHERGVAQHFPVVYPRFGTAMVVVLGRDVELVTARVESYAADSRKPDSVKPGTITEDALRRDFTINTLLERLHTGEVIDPTAKAFDDLRDRIIRTPAEPRLTFTDDPLRMMRAVRFAARFGYAVESATWAAVLEAAPRLAIISRERIRDEFCKTLMTSRPTLGMELFRTSGLLAEFAPELLEMVGVTQNEFHAYPVWEHTMHALGRLPLEASLILRLSVLFHDIGKPRTRTEDEGARIHFYGHQDVGAQMARELMGRLKFSNDEISAVTRLVGEHMRIGEYKADWTDSAVRRLIRDLGPNLGDLFAIHRADVSALSDDHQDMSRAVSLRERIAEIESREDISRLTSPLDGRAIMKLFARPPGPWLGEIKDYLTNEVIEGRLAPDDTSRAADLAREKYGETTKPS; via the coding sequence ATGACTGACACGGCCGAACATGTGCTGGACGCGCTGCGGGATGCGACGCGCGGGACGGATTACGAGGGCCGCCTTTATCTTGTCGGCGGCTTCGTCCGCGATAAAGTCATGGGGCTGTCCTCGGACAAGGACGATATCGATCTCGTCCTCGAAGGCGACGCCCTGGCGCTCGCCCATTTTCTTCACGAACGCGGCGTCGCGCAGCATTTCCCCGTTGTCTACCCACGCTTTGGCACCGCGATGGTGGTGGTGCTGGGCCGCGACGTGGAGCTAGTCACGGCGCGCGTGGAATCCTACGCCGCCGACAGTCGCAAACCCGACAGCGTGAAGCCCGGCACGATCACCGAGGACGCGCTGCGCCGGGACTTCACGATCAACACGCTTTTGGAGCGGCTGCATACGGGCGAGGTGATCGATCCGACGGCCAAGGCCTTCGACGACCTGCGCGATCGTATCATCCGCACGCCCGCCGAACCGCGTCTGACCTTCACCGATGATCCCCTGCGCATGATGCGCGCGGTGCGCTTCGCCGCGCGCTTTGGCTACGCCGTCGAGTCGGCGACCTGGGCGGCCGTTCTGGAAGCCGCGCCGCGCCTGGCCATCATCTCGCGTGAGCGCATTCGCGATGAGTTCTGCAAAACGCTAATGACGTCGCGCCCGACTCTGGGCATGGAGCTGTTTCGAACCAGCGGGCTGCTGGCCGAGTTCGCGCCCGAACTTCTGGAGATGGTCGGGGTAACGCAAAACGAATTCCATGCGTATCCTGTCTGGGAGCATACGATGCACGCCCTCGGCCGCCTGCCGCTGGAGGCTTCCTTGATCCTGCGCCTCTCCGTTTTGTTTCACGATATCGGCAAGCCGCGCACGCGCACCGAAGACGAGGGCGCCCGGATCCATTTCTACGGCCATCAAGATGTCGGAGCGCAGATGGCGCGCGAACTGATGGGGCGTCTCAAGTTTTCCAACGACGAGATCTCGGCCGTCACGCGTCTTGTCGGCGAGCACATGCGTATCGGCGAATACAAGGCTGACTGGACTGACTCCGCCGTGCGGCGCCTGATCCGTGACCTTGGCCCGAATCTCGGCGACCTGTTCGCGATCCACCGCGCCGACGTCTCCGCGCTGTCCGACGACCACCAGGACATGTCCCGCGCCGTCAGTCTGCGCGAACGGATCGCCGAAATCGAGAGCCGCGAGGACATCAGCCGCCTCACCTCGCCGCTGGACGGCCGCGCGATTATGAAGCTGTTCGCCCGCCCGCCCGGCCCGTGGCTTGGCGAGATCAAAGACTACCTGACCAACGAAGTGATTGAGGGGCGTCTCGCCCCAGACGATACCTCCCGCGCCGCCGATCTGGCGCGAGAAAAATACGGAGAAACAACCAAGCCGTCATGA
- a CDS encoding PrkA family serine protein kinase has product MSNWDILKQAEEQRLQADKLHWEGTFTDYLDVLAKNPKIADLSHARLYDMVIAAGVDDPGDGLPKNYKFFEDELFGMEKTIQHLVEEYLAPAARRLDIRKRILMLVGPVGGGKSTLVTLIKRGLEKYSRTDEGAIYAIKGSPMHEEPLHLIPEELRPAFKEQFGVHIEGDLDPVDAYRLKHEWGGKIDDVPIERITLSERERRGIGTFKPADPKSQDVAELTGSVNIQALTEYGLESDPRAYNFDGELNIANRGVMEFIEMLKAEKRFLYELNTVAGEQTIKASRFALIYADLVVIAHTNEYEYNSYFGNKENEAMIDRIFVVRVPYNLRLTEEIKIYEKLIGQSQLSDARTNLKAIHIAPHTLRTASMFAILTRLKPSKKSGLSLMTKLKLYDGEKQVGDWDQKHIRELQDEFMDEGMSGVSARFVINRISAALVKGGKGYVTPIDVLRGLRDGLQEYTTSEEEHRRLLGFIDETRKDYDELAKKEVQRAFVYSYEESAKTLLENYLDNVDAFCNRTKVKDPITSDDVDPDERLMRSIEEQIGVSENAKREFREGIMRSVASVSRRGGSFGVGSDERLKEALEKKLFSDLKDVVKITTSSKTPDQEQLRRINDVVDRLVKDQGYTEESANELLKYVGTLLNR; this is encoded by the coding sequence ATGAGCAATTGGGATATTCTGAAACAAGCAGAGGAACAGCGCTTACAGGCCGACAAGCTTCATTGGGAAGGAACATTTACGGATTATCTGGACGTTCTGGCGAAGAATCCGAAAATCGCGGACCTTTCGCACGCGCGTCTGTACGATATGGTGATTGCCGCCGGCGTGGACGATCCCGGCGACGGATTGCCGAAGAATTATAAGTTTTTTGAGGACGAGCTGTTCGGAATGGAAAAGACCATCCAGCATCTCGTCGAGGAGTACCTCGCTCCGGCCGCGCGCCGCCTCGACATCCGCAAGCGCATTTTGATGCTGGTCGGCCCCGTCGGCGGCGGCAAATCCACGCTGGTGACGCTCATCAAGCGCGGTCTGGAGAAGTACTCCCGCACGGACGAGGGCGCGATCTACGCCATCAAAGGCTCGCCCATGCATGAGGAGCCGCTGCACCTGATCCCCGAGGAGCTGCGGCCCGCCTTCAAAGAGCAGTTCGGCGTGCATATTGAAGGCGATCTCGATCCCGTGGACGCTTATCGCCTGAAGCATGAGTGGGGCGGAAAGATCGACGATGTGCCGATCGAGCGCATCACCCTGTCGGAACGCGAGCGGCGCGGTATTGGGACGTTTAAACCCGCCGACCCCAAATCCCAGGACGTCGCCGAGCTGACGGGCTCCGTCAATATCCAGGCGCTGACCGAATACGGTCTCGAATCCGATCCACGCGCGTATAACTTTGACGGCGAACTCAATATCGCGAACCGAGGCGTGATGGAGTTCATCGAAATGCTGAAGGCCGAGAAGCGCTTTCTGTATGAGCTGAACACCGTCGCCGGCGAGCAGACGATCAAGGCCAGCCGCTTCGCACTCATCTACGCCGATCTTGTCGTCATTGCCCATACGAACGAGTATGAATACAACTCGTACTTTGGAAACAAAGAAAACGAAGCGATGATCGACCGCATCTTCGTGGTGCGCGTCCCCTACAATCTGCGTCTGACGGAAGAGATCAAGATCTACGAAAAGCTAATCGGCCAATCGCAGCTCTCCGACGCCCGCACCAATCTCAAAGCCATTCATATCGCGCCGCATACCCTGCGCACGGCGTCGATGTTCGCCATTTTGACTCGTTTGAAGCCCTCCAAAAAATCGGGGCTTTCACTGATGACCAAGCTGAAGCTGTACGACGGCGAGAAGCAGGTCGGCGACTGGGATCAGAAGCATATCCGCGAACTGCAGGATGAGTTCATGGACGAAGGCATGAGCGGCGTCAGCGCCCGCTTTGTCATCAACCGGATCTCGGCGGCGCTGGTCAAGGGCGGCAAAGGGTACGTGACGCCGATCGACGTTCTGCGCGGCCTGCGCGACGGTCTTCAGGAGTACACCACCAGCGAAGAAGAGCATCGGCGGCTGCTTGGCTTTATCGACGAGACCCGCAAAGACTACGATGAGCTGGCGAAGAAGGAAGTCCAGCGCGCTTTTGTCTACAGCTATGAAGAAAGCGCCAAGACGCTGCTGGAGAACTACCTGGACAACGTGGACGCCTTCTGCAACCGCACCAAGGTGAAGGACCCGATCACGAGTGACGATGTCGATCCGGATGAGCGCCTGATGCGCAGCATCGAGGAGCAGATCGGCGTGAGCGAGAACGCCAAGCGCGAGTTCCGCGAGGGCATCATGCGCTCGGTGGCGTCCGTGTCGCGTCGCGGCGGCTCGTTTGGCGTCGGCAGCGACGAGCGGCTGAAGGAAGCGCTGGAGAAGAAACTCTTCAGCGATTTGAAGGACGTGGTGAAGATCACGACTTCGTCCAAGACGCCCGACCAGGAGCAGCTGCGCCGAATCAACGATGTCGTCGATCGTCTGGTAAAGGATCAGGGATACACCGAAGAGTCGGCTAACGAACTGCTGAAGTATGTCGGCACGCTGCTGAACCGTTAG
- a CDS encoding DedA family protein, translated as MIHLINWVTHLIATLGYPGVVLLMALESACIPIPSEAIMPFAGSLIVTDPARHFNIHVLAFVGAFGNLLGSIVAYWVGAIGGRPFLEKYGKYVLISHHDMDLADRFFQRYGEWTALFSRLLPIVRTFISLPAGIARMNFPKFCLFTFIGALPFCYLLTYAGIKLGEHWHQVHTWLQKADIFIGVIIVALFGLWLWRHLKPSPKPSTN; from the coding sequence ATGATACATCTGATCAACTGGGTGACTCACCTGATCGCCACTCTCGGTTACCCTGGGGTTGTGCTCCTGATGGCGCTCGAAAGCGCCTGTATTCCCATTCCCAGCGAAGCGATTATGCCCTTCGCCGGCTCGCTGATCGTCACCGACCCCGCGCGCCATTTCAACATCCACGTGCTCGCCTTCGTGGGCGCCTTCGGCAACCTGCTCGGCTCGATTGTCGCCTACTGGGTCGGCGCCATCGGCGGCCGCCCGTTTCTGGAGAAATACGGCAAATACGTCCTGATCAGCCATCACGACATGGACCTCGCCGACCGCTTCTTCCAGCGCTACGGCGAATGGACAGCCCTCTTCAGCCGTCTGCTGCCCATCGTCCGCACCTTCATCTCCCTGCCCGCCGGCATCGCCCGCATGAACTTCCCCAAGTTCTGCCTATTCACCTTCATCGGCGCGCTTCCCTTCTGCTACCTGCTGACCTACGCTGGCATCAAACTCGGCGAGCACTGGCATCAGGTTCATACCTGGCTGCAAAAGGCCGACATTTTCATCGGCGTGATTATCGTCGCGCTATTCGGCCTGTGGCTGTGGCGGCACTTGAAGCCATCTCCAAAGCCATCTACAAATTAA
- a CDS encoding SpoVR family protein produces the protein MSLSERDELERWIEIIWDQAREFGLDPYPTHFEVVPQHVIYELGAYGLPARFSHWTFGRDYHRQKTSYEYGMSKIYEIVFNTDPCQAFLVEDNSMLSHKFVAAHVLGHCHFFKHNSYFQHTNRRMIEQMRVHAERIAEYEKQFGWREVENFLDTVMTVEMHFDPSAPLVKRKSAEQHEDDRLREGQPMNTDYDDIWNVAGRPDRPKPRARKFPEEPERDLMRFLMEYGRDLEEWQRDIIEIVRSEMLYFLPQMRTKIMNEGFASYWHEKILESLDLTSEEHWEFRRLHSSVLSPSGSRAQINPYYVGFQILKDIERRWDGVMEVGDDEETDWMGRTIARPTGEGRAKLFSVCEEDNDVTFLRRYLTDSLVKKLDLYTYKLQEVDGEKMWVVQDTDWRRVRDSMVDSMTNFGQPILTVEDGDYQRHGELYLKHAYDGKRLDLEYTERVLKNVHRLWGRPVYLESVADDKKIVLKCGDNGEITQEVA, from the coding sequence ATGTCTCTCTCGGAACGTGATGAGCTGGAGCGGTGGATTGAGATCATCTGGGATCAGGCGCGTGAGTTCGGCCTGGATCCGTATCCCACCCATTTTGAAGTCGTCCCGCAGCATGTGATCTATGAGCTGGGCGCGTATGGACTGCCGGCGCGCTTCTCGCACTGGACCTTTGGGCGCGATTACCATCGCCAAAAGACGTCGTACGAATACGGCATGTCCAAGATCTATGAGATCGTTTTTAATACCGACCCGTGTCAGGCGTTTTTGGTCGAAGACAACTCCATGCTGTCCCACAAATTCGTCGCTGCGCACGTGCTCGGGCACTGTCACTTCTTCAAGCACAACTCCTACTTCCAGCACACGAACCGCCGGATGATCGAGCAGATGCGGGTGCACGCCGAGCGGATCGCCGAGTATGAGAAGCAGTTTGGCTGGCGCGAGGTCGAGAACTTTCTCGATACCGTCATGACCGTGGAGATGCACTTCGACCCGTCGGCGCCGCTCGTCAAGCGCAAGTCAGCCGAGCAGCACGAGGACGACCGGCTGCGCGAAGGCCAGCCGATGAATACGGATTACGACGACATCTGGAACGTTGCCGGCCGCCCGGATCGGCCGAAGCCAAGGGCGCGCAAATTCCCGGAGGAGCCCGAGCGCGATTTGATGCGCTTCCTGATGGAGTACGGGCGCGACCTGGAAGAGTGGCAGCGCGACATCATCGAGATCGTGCGCAGCGAGATGCTCTACTTCCTGCCGCAGATGCGCACGAAGATCATGAACGAGGGCTTCGCGTCATACTGGCACGAGAAGATTCTGGAGAGCCTGGACCTTACCAGCGAAGAGCACTGGGAGTTCCGGCGTCTGCACTCCTCGGTGCTGTCGCCGTCGGGATCGCGCGCCCAAATCAACCCATATTACGTCGGCTTCCAGATTCTGAAGGACATCGAGCGGCGCTGGGACGGCGTGATGGAAGTCGGCGACGACGAGGAAACGGACTGGATGGGCCGCACCATCGCCCGCCCGACCGGCGAGGGCCGCGCCAAGCTGTTCAGCGTCTGCGAGGAAGACAACGACGTGACGTTCCTGCGCCGTTACCTCACGGACTCGCTCGTCAAGAAGCTCGATCTCTACACCTACAAGCTTCAGGAAGTGGACGGCGAGAAGATGTGGGTCGTGCAGGACACCGATTGGCGGCGCGTCCGCGACTCCATGGTCGACTCCATGACCAACTTCGGTCAGCCGATCTTGACGGTCGAAGACGGAGACTACCAGCGCCATGGCGAACTCTACTTGAAGCATGCTTATGACGGCAAGCGCCTGGACCTGGAGTACACCGAGCGTGTGTTGAAGAACGTCCATCGACTTTGGGGGCGTCCGGTGTATCTGGAATCCGTCGCCGACGACAAAAAGATCGTCTTAAAGTGCGGTGACAATGGCGAGATTACTCAGGAAGTGGCATAA
- a CDS encoding YeaH/YhbH family protein — MTEPLYSVSTDAWDLHRRADRDRQRHNDKIKEVIRENLGDIIAQEDIITADRGKIVKVPVRGLELPHIRFDPYDRERVGQGPGGTKQGDIIARGPAEEQGQGTGKKAGQSPGVDYYEAEFSVDELAQMVFEDLALPNLEEKGVKQIMSESAVFNTITKKGIASNLDRKRTLLEAYRRNSRLGNSNKWEVRDEDKRFKNYDIVTEPQRNAVVFAMRDVSGSMGEFEAYICRSFYFWMLQFLKTKYTNTEIVFITCHTEAKEVTENQFFSLGDSGGTRMSSAYKMAIDIIEKRYNPREWNIYPFLFSDGYNWGDSECVELVKKMRDMCNLIGYGEIGSDGWQSTMGFAPLGQAYEEAFEHDQRVVLVKINDKQDVWPALKKFFAKGHPEVAAR; from the coding sequence ATGACAGAACCGCTTTACTCTGTATCGACCGACGCTTGGGATTTGCACCGCCGCGCTGACCGCGATCGACAGAGACATAACGACAAAATCAAAGAAGTGATCCGCGAAAACCTGGGCGACATCATCGCGCAGGAGGACATCATCACGGCCGATCGCGGCAAGATCGTGAAGGTGCCCGTACGCGGCCTGGAGCTTCCGCATATTCGCTTTGACCCGTATGACCGGGAACGGGTGGGGCAGGGGCCGGGCGGCACCAAGCAGGGCGATATCATCGCGCGCGGCCCCGCCGAGGAGCAGGGGCAGGGGACCGGCAAGAAGGCCGGACAAAGCCCCGGCGTCGACTACTACGAGGCCGAGTTCAGCGTGGATGAACTCGCGCAGATGGTGTTTGAGGATCTGGCGCTGCCGAACCTGGAGGAAAAGGGCGTCAAGCAGATCATGTCCGAATCCGCCGTCTTCAATACGATCACCAAGAAGGGCATTGCGTCCAACCTGGATCGCAAGCGCACGCTGCTGGAAGCCTACCGGCGCAACTCGCGCCTGGGCAACTCCAACAAATGGGAAGTTCGGGACGAAGACAAACGGTTCAAAAACTACGACATCGTGACCGAGCCGCAGCGCAACGCCGTGGTGTTCGCGATGCGCGACGTGTCGGGATCGATGGGCGAATTCGAGGCGTATATCTGCCGCTCGTTCTACTTCTGGATGCTGCAATTTTTGAAGACCAAGTACACCAACACGGAGATCGTCTTCATCACTTGCCACACCGAAGCCAAGGAAGTGACGGAAAACCAGTTCTTCAGTCTGGGCGACAGCGGCGGCACGCGCATGTCGAGCGCCTATAAAATGGCGATCGATATTATCGAGAAGCGCTATAATCCGCGCGAGTGGAACATCTATCCGTTCCTGTTCTCGGACGGCTACAACTGGGGCGACAGCGAGTGCGTCGAGCTTGTCAAAAAAATGCGCGACATGTGCAACTTGATCGGCTACGGCGAGATCGGCAGTGACGGCTGGCAGTCCACCATGGGCTTCGCGCCGCTCGGCCAGGCCTATGAAGAAGCCTTCGAGCACGACCAGCGCGTGGTGCTGGTAAAGATCAACGACAAACAAGACGTCTGGCCGGCGCTGAAGAAGTTCTTCGCCAAGGGGCATCCTGAAGTCGCGGCGCGGTAG
- a CDS encoding site-2 protease family protein, whose product MAEERRTPAPGTNPTPGPAWAFKIATVAGIPIRVHFTFLLFLIWIAFGVRGGPDSLRVVYVLSVFLCVLLHELGHSIVALRYNIPVADITLYPIGGVARIEKRPTAKQELWIALAGPAVNVVIAALLWAALGFPGPDKIIPDLTSASSAAAVRKLIEQVMLTNVTLVLFNMIPAFPMDGGRVLRAILALNVGPQRATAMAAGIGQLIAIVAGLWAVLSGNWFYMFIALFVYIGAGQEAFVYSQAALLEGVSVAKAMMTDVRTLTVGSTLKEAADLLLATSQQDFPVLHGDSVEGVLTRDGLLRGLAAEGPGAYVAGVMARQFQIVAPGQSLAESLPELENGPLIVLDPANGNRLLGMVTAENVSEYFAVTRIVAARAQAQGSQGER is encoded by the coding sequence ATGGCGGAAGAACGCCGGACTCCCGCCCCGGGGACAAACCCAACCCCGGGGCCCGCATGGGCGTTTAAGATCGCGACCGTGGCCGGAATTCCCATCCGGGTCCACTTCACGTTCCTGCTCTTTCTGATCTGGATCGCCTTCGGCGTCCGGGGCGGTCCAGACAGTCTTCGCGTCGTATATGTCCTCTCCGTCTTTCTCTGCGTCCTGCTGCACGAACTGGGACATAGTATCGTCGCGCTCCGGTACAACATCCCGGTCGCCGATATCACGCTCTATCCCATCGGCGGTGTGGCGCGTATCGAAAAGCGGCCGACCGCCAAGCAAGAGCTCTGGATCGCGCTGGCCGGTCCCGCTGTCAATGTCGTGATCGCGGCTCTGTTATGGGCGGCGCTGGGCTTCCCGGGACCGGACAAGATCATCCCGGATCTCACCAGCGCCTCGTCCGCAGCCGCGGTTCGTAAGCTGATCGAGCAGGTCATGCTGACAAATGTGACGCTGGTGCTGTTCAATATGATCCCGGCCTTTCCGATGGATGGGGGCCGCGTTCTGCGCGCGATCCTCGCGCTGAATGTGGGACCGCAGCGCGCCACGGCGATGGCCGCCGGGATCGGACAGCTGATCGCAATTGTCGCGGGCCTCTGGGCAGTTCTGTCCGGGAACTGGTTCTATATGTTCATCGCCCTGTTCGTCTATATCGGCGCGGGGCAGGAGGCGTTTGTTTATAGTCAGGCGGCGCTGCTCGAAGGCGTGTCGGTGGCGAAGGCGATGATGACGGATGTCCGCACGCTCACCGTCGGCAGCACGCTCAAGGAGGCGGCCGATTTGCTACTCGCGACGTCGCAGCAGGATTTTCCGGTTCTGCACGGCGACAGCGTCGAGGGCGTTTTGACTCGGGATGGGCTCCTTCGGGGCCTGGCGGCGGAGGGACCCGGCGCCTATGTCGCCGGCGTGATGGCGCGGCAGTTTCAGATTGTCGCTCCCGGACAGTCGCTTGCGGAGAGCCTGCCGGAACTAGAGAACGGACCGCTGATCGTCCTGGACCCCGCCAATGGCAATCGGCTTCTGGGAATGGTGACGGCGGAAAATGTATCGGAGTACTTTGCGGTGACCCGCATTGTCGCCGCGCGAGCCCAGGCGCAGGGCTCACAGGGAGAACGTTAG